In one Lycium barbarum isolate Lr01 chromosome 7, ASM1917538v2, whole genome shotgun sequence genomic region, the following are encoded:
- the LOC132603699 gene encoding homeobox-leucine zipper protein ATHB-15-like isoform X1, with protein sequence MAMSCKDGKSLDDNGKYVRYTPEQVEALERLYHECPKPSSMRRQQLIRECPILSHIEPRQIKVWFQNRRCREKQRKESSRLQGVNRKLSAMNKLLMEENDRLQKQVSQLVYENGYFRKQTQTTKLASKDTSCESVVTSGQNHLTPQHPPRDASPAGLLSIAEETLTEFLSKATGTAVEWVQMPGMKPGPDSIGIIAISHGCTGMAARACGLVGLDPTRVAEILKDRPSWYRDCRAVEVLNMLPTANGGTIELLYMQLYAPTTLAPPRDFWLLRYTTVTDDGSFVVCERSLGNTQNGPSMPPVQNFVRAEMLPSGYLIRPCEGGGSIVHIVDHMNLEAWSVPEVLRPLYESSAVLSQKTTMAALRQLRQLTLEVSQPNVTNWGRRPAALRALSKRLSRGFNEALNGFSSEGWSMLDNDGMDDVTILVNSSPDKLMGLNLSFADGFTSLSNSVLCAKASMLLQSVTPAILLRFLREHRSEWVDNNIDAYSAAAVKVGPCSLPGTRACNFGGQVILPLAHTVEHEELLEVIKLEGVCHSPEDVIMPRDMFLLQLCSGMDENAVGTCAELIFAPIDASFADDAPLLPSGFRIIPLDSAKEASSPNRTLDLTSALETGPVGSKVANDLKSTGGTSKSIMTIAFQFAFESHMQENVASMARKYVRSFISSVQRVALALSPSHFGSLGGLRLPLGTPEAHTLARWICQSYRRFLGVELPKMSSEGSESILENVWHHSDAIICCSAKAMPVFTFANQAGLDMLETTLVALQDISLEKIFDENGRKNLCSEFPQIMQQGFACLQGGICLSSMGRPVSYEKAVAWKVLNEEDTAHCISFMFVNWSFV encoded by the exons ATGGCAATGTCCTGCAAGGATGGTAAATCACTCGATGATAACGGGAAGTATGTCCGTTATACACCTGAGCAGGTTGAAGCTCTTGAAAGGCTATATCATGAGTGTCCAAAGCCAAGTTCAATGCGTCGGCAACAACTTATTCGTGAATGCCCTATTCTTTCCCACATTGAGCCTAGGCAAATCAAAGTTTGGTTTCAGAATAGAAG ATGCAGGGAAAAACAGAGGAAAGAGTCATCAAGGCTTCAGGGTGTCAATAGGAAGCTGTCAGCAATGAACAAGCTATTAATGGAAGAAAATGATAGATTGCAGAAGCAAGTTTCTCAACTGGTATATGAAAATGGCTATTTCCGCAAGCAAACTCAAACT ACAAAGCTTGCTTCAAAAGACACCAGTTGTGAATCAGTGGTAACGAGTGGTCAAAACCACTTGACACCTCAGCATCCCCCAAGGGATGCTAGTCCTGCAGG GCTTTTGTCCATTGCAGAAGAGACTTTAACAGAGTTTCTATCAAAGGCTACTGGAACTGCTGTTGAGTGGGTCCAAATGCCTGGAATGAAG CCTGGTCCGGATTCCATTGGAATCATTGCTATTTCTCATGGTTGCACTGGCATGGCAGCAAGAGCTTGTGGCCTGGTTGGTTTAGATCCAACGAGG GTTGCTGAAATCCTGAAGGATCGCCCTTCGTGGTATCGTGACTGCCGGGCTGTTGAAGTTCTAAATATGCTGCCCACTGCCAATGGTGGAACCATTGAACTTCTTTACATGCAG CTTTATGCTCCAACAACTTTGGCGCCTCCTCGTGACTTCTGGCTGTTACGCTATACTACTGTTACGGATGATGGCAGCTTTGTG GTTTGTGAAAGGTCACTGGGAAATACTCAAAATGGTCCAAGTATGCCGCCAGTTCAGAATTTTGTGAGAGCAGAAATGCTTCCTAGTGGATACTTGATTCGACCCTGTGAGGGCGGTGGCTCTATTGTGCATATTGTAGATCATATGAATTTAGAG GCATGGAGTGTGCCAGAGGTGTTGCGTCCACTGTATGAGTCATCTGCAGTGCTTTCTCAGAAGACAACAATGGCA GCACTACGCCAACTGAGGCAGTTAACATTGGAAGTTTCACAGCCTAATGTCACTAATTGGGGCAGAAGACCAGCAGCTCTACGGGCATTAAGCAAGAGATTGAGCAG AGGCTTCAACGAGGCTCTCAATGGTTTCTCCAGTGAGGGCTGGTCTATGCTGGATAACGATGGAATGGATGATGTCACCATCCTTGTTAACTCTTCTCCTGACAAATTGATGGGTTTAAACCTTTCTTTTGCTGATGGATTTACATCTCTAAGCAATTCAGTTTTGTGTGCAAAAGCATCTATGCTTCTACAG AGTGTGACTCCTGCGATACTTCTTAGGTTTTTGCGTGAGCATCGATCAGAATGGGTAGACAACAATATTGATGCTTACTCAGCTGCAGCTGTTAAAGTTGGTCCTTGCAGCCTGCCTGGGACTCGAGCCTGTAATTTTGGGGGTCAAGTGATACTTCCACTGGCACACACTGTTGAACATGAAGAG TTGCTGGAGGTCATTAAGTTGGAAGGAGTTTGCCATTCCCCGGAAGACGTTATAATGCCAAGAGATATGTTTCTATTGCAA TTGTGCAGTGGAATGGATGAAAATGCTGTTGGTACCTGTGCTGAACTAATTTTTGCTCCTATTGATGCCTCATTTGCTGATGATGCACCACTCCTTCCTTCTGGGTTTCGCATTATTCCTTTGGACTCTGCTAAG GAAGCCTCCAGTCCAAATCGCACCCTTGATCTTACTTCTGCTCTTGAAACTGGGCCAGTAGGAAGTAAGGTGGCTAATGACCTTAAGTCGACTGGTGGCACATCAAAATCTATTATGACAATTGCTTTTCAATTTGCATTTGAAAGCCACATGCAAGAGAATGTTGCATCAATGGCTAGAAAGTATGTCCGAAGCTTCATTTCATCTGTTCAGAGGGTTGCATTAGCACTTTCTCCATCTCACTTCGGTTCCCTGGGAGGTCTTCGTCTGCCTCTGGGGACTCCTGAAGCTCATACACTGGCTCGATGGATCTGCCAAAGTTACAG GCGTTTTTTGGGTGTGGAGCTTCCGAAAATGAGTAGTGAAGGAAGTGAATCAATCCTTGAAAACGTATGGCATCACTCAGATGCTATTATCTGCTGCTCTGCAAAG GCTATGCCAGTTTTCACATTTGCAAATCAGGCTGGTCTTGACATGCTGGAGACAACCTTGGTTGCGCTTCAAGATATttctttggagaaaatatttgatGAAAACGGAAGGAAAAACCTCTGCTCTGAGTTCCCACAGATAATGCAACAG GGTTTTGCATGTCTCCAAGGTGGAATCTGTTTGTCGAGCATGGGTAGGCCTGTTTCTTATGAGAAAGCTGTGGCTTGGAAGGTTCTGAATGAAGAAGATACTGCTCATTGTATCAGCTTTATGTTCGTGAATTGGTCGTTTGTCTAA
- the LOC132603699 gene encoding homeobox-leucine zipper protein ATHB-15-like isoform X2, with amino-acid sequence MNKLLMEENDRLQKQVSQLVYENGYFRKQTQTTKLASKDTSCESVVTSGQNHLTPQHPPRDASPAGLLSIAEETLTEFLSKATGTAVEWVQMPGMKPGPDSIGIIAISHGCTGMAARACGLVGLDPTRVAEILKDRPSWYRDCRAVEVLNMLPTANGGTIELLYMQLYAPTTLAPPRDFWLLRYTTVTDDGSFVVCERSLGNTQNGPSMPPVQNFVRAEMLPSGYLIRPCEGGGSIVHIVDHMNLEAWSVPEVLRPLYESSAVLSQKTTMAALRQLRQLTLEVSQPNVTNWGRRPAALRALSKRLSRGFNEALNGFSSEGWSMLDNDGMDDVTILVNSSPDKLMGLNLSFADGFTSLSNSVLCAKASMLLQSVTPAILLRFLREHRSEWVDNNIDAYSAAAVKVGPCSLPGTRACNFGGQVILPLAHTVEHEELLEVIKLEGVCHSPEDVIMPRDMFLLQLCSGMDENAVGTCAELIFAPIDASFADDAPLLPSGFRIIPLDSAKEASSPNRTLDLTSALETGPVGSKVANDLKSTGGTSKSIMTIAFQFAFESHMQENVASMARKYVRSFISSVQRVALALSPSHFGSLGGLRLPLGTPEAHTLARWICQSYRRFLGVELPKMSSEGSESILENVWHHSDAIICCSAKAMPVFTFANQAGLDMLETTLVALQDISLEKIFDENGRKNLCSEFPQIMQQGFACLQGGICLSSMGRPVSYEKAVAWKVLNEEDTAHCISFMFVNWSFV; translated from the exons ATGAACAAGCTATTAATGGAAGAAAATGATAGATTGCAGAAGCAAGTTTCTCAACTGGTATATGAAAATGGCTATTTCCGCAAGCAAACTCAAACT ACAAAGCTTGCTTCAAAAGACACCAGTTGTGAATCAGTGGTAACGAGTGGTCAAAACCACTTGACACCTCAGCATCCCCCAAGGGATGCTAGTCCTGCAGG GCTTTTGTCCATTGCAGAAGAGACTTTAACAGAGTTTCTATCAAAGGCTACTGGAACTGCTGTTGAGTGGGTCCAAATGCCTGGAATGAAG CCTGGTCCGGATTCCATTGGAATCATTGCTATTTCTCATGGTTGCACTGGCATGGCAGCAAGAGCTTGTGGCCTGGTTGGTTTAGATCCAACGAGG GTTGCTGAAATCCTGAAGGATCGCCCTTCGTGGTATCGTGACTGCCGGGCTGTTGAAGTTCTAAATATGCTGCCCACTGCCAATGGTGGAACCATTGAACTTCTTTACATGCAG CTTTATGCTCCAACAACTTTGGCGCCTCCTCGTGACTTCTGGCTGTTACGCTATACTACTGTTACGGATGATGGCAGCTTTGTG GTTTGTGAAAGGTCACTGGGAAATACTCAAAATGGTCCAAGTATGCCGCCAGTTCAGAATTTTGTGAGAGCAGAAATGCTTCCTAGTGGATACTTGATTCGACCCTGTGAGGGCGGTGGCTCTATTGTGCATATTGTAGATCATATGAATTTAGAG GCATGGAGTGTGCCAGAGGTGTTGCGTCCACTGTATGAGTCATCTGCAGTGCTTTCTCAGAAGACAACAATGGCA GCACTACGCCAACTGAGGCAGTTAACATTGGAAGTTTCACAGCCTAATGTCACTAATTGGGGCAGAAGACCAGCAGCTCTACGGGCATTAAGCAAGAGATTGAGCAG AGGCTTCAACGAGGCTCTCAATGGTTTCTCCAGTGAGGGCTGGTCTATGCTGGATAACGATGGAATGGATGATGTCACCATCCTTGTTAACTCTTCTCCTGACAAATTGATGGGTTTAAACCTTTCTTTTGCTGATGGATTTACATCTCTAAGCAATTCAGTTTTGTGTGCAAAAGCATCTATGCTTCTACAG AGTGTGACTCCTGCGATACTTCTTAGGTTTTTGCGTGAGCATCGATCAGAATGGGTAGACAACAATATTGATGCTTACTCAGCTGCAGCTGTTAAAGTTGGTCCTTGCAGCCTGCCTGGGACTCGAGCCTGTAATTTTGGGGGTCAAGTGATACTTCCACTGGCACACACTGTTGAACATGAAGAG TTGCTGGAGGTCATTAAGTTGGAAGGAGTTTGCCATTCCCCGGAAGACGTTATAATGCCAAGAGATATGTTTCTATTGCAA TTGTGCAGTGGAATGGATGAAAATGCTGTTGGTACCTGTGCTGAACTAATTTTTGCTCCTATTGATGCCTCATTTGCTGATGATGCACCACTCCTTCCTTCTGGGTTTCGCATTATTCCTTTGGACTCTGCTAAG GAAGCCTCCAGTCCAAATCGCACCCTTGATCTTACTTCTGCTCTTGAAACTGGGCCAGTAGGAAGTAAGGTGGCTAATGACCTTAAGTCGACTGGTGGCACATCAAAATCTATTATGACAATTGCTTTTCAATTTGCATTTGAAAGCCACATGCAAGAGAATGTTGCATCAATGGCTAGAAAGTATGTCCGAAGCTTCATTTCATCTGTTCAGAGGGTTGCATTAGCACTTTCTCCATCTCACTTCGGTTCCCTGGGAGGTCTTCGTCTGCCTCTGGGGACTCCTGAAGCTCATACACTGGCTCGATGGATCTGCCAAAGTTACAG GCGTTTTTTGGGTGTGGAGCTTCCGAAAATGAGTAGTGAAGGAAGTGAATCAATCCTTGAAAACGTATGGCATCACTCAGATGCTATTATCTGCTGCTCTGCAAAG GCTATGCCAGTTTTCACATTTGCAAATCAGGCTGGTCTTGACATGCTGGAGACAACCTTGGTTGCGCTTCAAGATATttctttggagaaaatatttgatGAAAACGGAAGGAAAAACCTCTGCTCTGAGTTCCCACAGATAATGCAACAG GGTTTTGCATGTCTCCAAGGTGGAATCTGTTTGTCGAGCATGGGTAGGCCTGTTTCTTATGAGAAAGCTGTGGCTTGGAAGGTTCTGAATGAAGAAGATACTGCTCATTGTATCAGCTTTATGTTCGTGAATTGGTCGTTTGTCTAA